In Bombus huntii isolate Logan2020A chromosome 9, iyBomHunt1.1, whole genome shotgun sequence, a single window of DNA contains:
- the LOC126869480 gene encoding protein DPCD isoform X1 produces MKYLPMAPEEWLRLIQNATKTAIIQDGKRKVHFLMEDGREMVEEYHLETNVLVRRAWREKGKLGQDIGWKVEIGDPEPRQNNIEAYGIQESSSAPFITRRITKTALEWRIRNLPYPQNVYSVTAEDDNTITVRTTNKKYFKKIIVPDLERAGLKVVQDRISFTHQYSTLIITYKKPPALLELEKKVLDEILQLKARKDGDVQCPTS; encoded by the exons ATGAAGTATTTACCAATGGCGCCTGAGGAGTGGTTGAGACTTATTCAAAATGCTACGAAAACTGCAATTATCCAAGATG gaaaaagaaaagtccATTTTTTAATGGAAGATGGTAGGGAAATGGTAGAAGAATACCACTTAGAAACAAATGTTTTAGTACGGAGAGCATGGAGAGAGAAAGGTAAACTTGGACAAGATATAGGTTGGAAAGTAGAAATTGGAGACCCTGAACCTagacaaaataatattgaagCATATGGGATTCAGGAAAGTTCAAGTGCT CCATTTATTACAAGAAGAATTACAAAAACTGCACTTGAATGGCGCATAAGGAATTTGCCATATCCACAGAATGTATATAGTGTAACAGCAGAAGATGATAACACAATAACTGTTCGTACAAccaacaaaaaatattttaaaaagataataGTTCCAGATTTAGAACGTGCTGGATTAAAAGTAGTACAAGACAGAATATCCTTCACACATCAATACAGTACGCTAATTATTACG TATAAAAAACCACCTGCACTTCTGGAGTTGGAAAAAAAGGTATTAGATGAAATATTACAACTGAAAGCAAGAAAAGATGGTGATGTACAGTGTCCAACAAGCtaa